The Salvia splendens isolate huo1 chromosome 21, SspV2, whole genome shotgun sequence genome includes a window with the following:
- the LOC121783417 gene encoding zinc finger protein CONSTANS-LIKE 3-like isoform X1, with protein MRRCELCKAKARMYCASDRARLCWNCDAAVHSANFLVARHSRSLLCDVCQSPTPWTASGGKLAPTVSVCEQCAGQERCANSGGGESEAEEEQEAEEEENQVVPWSTPPPPAESSSSGDESVDSEDVVVSRKLLRIEADRSCEPSRLNIRAPPPYAAAEAASRSKPPPLQTVRAADSGRVNVFGSEILDSLRRLHREETGSGQEMAEFFCDYLGPSI; from the exons ATGAGAAGATGTGAGCTCTGCAAAGCGAAGGCGCGGATGTACTGCGCCTCGGATCGGGCAAGATTGTGCTGGAACTGCGACGCAGCCGTGCACTCCGCCAACTTCCTCGTTGCGCGCCATTCGAGGAGCCTTCTCTGCGATGTCTGCCAGTCTCCGACGCCGTGGACGGCCTCCGGCGGCAAGCTCGCCCCAACCGTCTCCGTCTGCGAACAATGCGCCGGCCAGGAGCGCTGCGCAAACAGCGGCGGCGGAGAATCAGAGGCGGAGGAGGAGCAGGAAGCTGAGGAAGAGGAGAATCAGGTCGTTCCGTGGTcgacgccgccgccgccggctgAGAGCTCCTCCAGCGGCGATGAGTCGGTTGACTCCGAAGACGTCGTCGTTTCGCGTAAGCTGTTGAGAATTGAG GCAGATCGGAGCTGCGAGCCGTCTCGTCTAAATATCCGTGCTCCTCCGCCTTATGCGGCGGCGGAAGCGGCGTCTAGAAGTAAACCGCCACCGCTTCAAACAGTTCGTGCAGCGGATTCGGGTCGGGTTAATGTGTTTGGATCCGAGATTTTGGATTCGCTGCGGCGACTTCACCGGGAAGAAACGGGTTCAGGTCAGGAAATGGCTGAATTTTTCTGCGATTATTTGGGGCCGTCGATCTGA
- the LOC121783417 gene encoding zinc finger protein CONSTANS-LIKE 3-like isoform X2, with amino-acid sequence MRRCELCKAKARMYCASDRARLCWNCDAAVHSANFLVARHSRSLLCDVCQSPTPWTASGGKLAPTVSVCEQCAGQERCANSGGGESEAEEEQEAEEEENQVVPWSTPPPPAESSSSGDESVDSEDVVVSHRSCEPSRLNIRAPPPYAAAEAASRSKPPPLQTVRAADSGRVNVFGSEILDSLRRLHREETGSGQEMAEFFCDYLGPSI; translated from the exons ATGAGAAGATGTGAGCTCTGCAAAGCGAAGGCGCGGATGTACTGCGCCTCGGATCGGGCAAGATTGTGCTGGAACTGCGACGCAGCCGTGCACTCCGCCAACTTCCTCGTTGCGCGCCATTCGAGGAGCCTTCTCTGCGATGTCTGCCAGTCTCCGACGCCGTGGACGGCCTCCGGCGGCAAGCTCGCCCCAACCGTCTCCGTCTGCGAACAATGCGCCGGCCAGGAGCGCTGCGCAAACAGCGGCGGCGGAGAATCAGAGGCGGAGGAGGAGCAGGAAGCTGAGGAAGAGGAGAATCAGGTCGTTCCGTGGTcgacgccgccgccgccggctgAGAGCTCCTCCAGCGGCGATGAGTCGGTTGACTCCGAAGACGTCGTCGTTTCGC ATCGGAGCTGCGAGCCGTCTCGTCTAAATATCCGTGCTCCTCCGCCTTATGCGGCGGCGGAAGCGGCGTCTAGAAGTAAACCGCCACCGCTTCAAACAGTTCGTGCAGCGGATTCGGGTCGGGTTAATGTGTTTGGATCCGAGATTTTGGATTCGCTGCGGCGACTTCACCGGGAAGAAACGGGTTCAGGTCAGGAAATGGCTGAATTTTTCTGCGATTATTTGGGGCCGTCGATCTGA
- the LOC121783417 gene encoding B-box zinc finger protein 32-like isoform X3, with amino-acid sequence MRRCELCKAKARMYCASDRARLCWNCDAAVHSANFLVARHSRSLLCDVCQSPTPWTASGGKLAPTVSVCEQCAGQERCANSGGGESEAEEEQEAEEEENQVVPWSTPPPPAESSSSGDESVDSEDVVVSRRSELRAVSSKYPCSSALCGGGSGV; translated from the exons ATGAGAAGATGTGAGCTCTGCAAAGCGAAGGCGCGGATGTACTGCGCCTCGGATCGGGCAAGATTGTGCTGGAACTGCGACGCAGCCGTGCACTCCGCCAACTTCCTCGTTGCGCGCCATTCGAGGAGCCTTCTCTGCGATGTCTGCCAGTCTCCGACGCCGTGGACGGCCTCCGGCGGCAAGCTCGCCCCAACCGTCTCCGTCTGCGAACAATGCGCCGGCCAGGAGCGCTGCGCAAACAGCGGCGGCGGAGAATCAGAGGCGGAGGAGGAGCAGGAAGCTGAGGAAGAGGAGAATCAGGTCGTTCCGTGGTcgacgccgccgccgccggctgAGAGCTCCTCCAGCGGCGATGAGTCGGTTGACTCCGAAGACGTCGTCGTTTCGC GCAGATCGGAGCTGCGAGCCGTCTCGTCTAAATATCCGTGCTCCTCCGCCTTATGCGGCGGCGGAAGCGGCGTCTAG